In Methanofollis aquaemaris, the genomic window GCCGAGGGTGCCGGTGAGCGTTCGGATCGGGGAGAGGAGGTTGGTGATCGGGTCGGGGATGATCGCCGCGTTGCCGGTGACCATGATCACCGCCATCGTCTCACCGATGGCCCGGCCCATCCCGAGGATCACCGCGGCGGTGATCCCTGAGAGCGCCGCGGGGACGAGCACCCGGCTGATCGTCTCCCACCTGGTGGCGCCGAGGGCGAGGCTCCCCTCCCGGTACGAGGACGGGACGCTGCGGAGGGCATCTTCGGAGACCGAGATGATCGTCGGGAGGGCCATCACCCCGAGGAGGATGGAACCGGCGAGCCAGCTCTCGCCCGACGGGACGTCGAAGGCGATCCTGAGCCAGTCGGTGAGGACGATGAGGCCGAAGAACCCGTAGACGACCGAGGGAATGCCGGCAAGCAATTCGATGGCCGGTTTTGCAACGGCCTTCACCCGCGGCGGGGCGAGTTCGGCAAGACAGACGGCGCTCCCGATGCCGAGGGGGACGGCGATGACCATCGCCCCCAAGGTGACGAGGAGGGTGCCGACGATGAGGGGCCAGATCCCGTAGGACGGGACGGCGCCGGTCGGGTTCCAGGTGCCGCCGGTGAGAAACTCGATCGGGCTGACGGTGGCGAAGAGGGGGAGGGCGTTGTTGAGCAGGAAGAGGAGGATGAAGAAGACGGTGAGGGTGGCGAAGGACGCGGCAAGGAACCAGATCGCCCTGACGCCCTGCTCTTTGAGGTTCCTGAGCCCGGCCCTCCGCGGTTGGTGGGTCTCTGTCATGGTTGACTCCTGAAAAAATGCCCGAAGGGGGCGGATGCCTTTACTGCACCGGGACGAAACCCTCTTCTTCCACGATCCTCTGGCCATCCGGGCTGAGGATGAATTCGAGGTATTCCTGTGCCACGCCGGTCGGTTCGCCGTCGGTGAACATGTTGAGCGAGCGGGCGATCGGGTACTCGCCGCCGGTGACGGTGGCGACGCTCGGTTCGACCGGGGTGCCGTTCACTTCGATCGGCACGGTCTTCACCGAACGGTCGAGGTAGCCGAGGCCCACGTATCCGATGGCGCCCGGCGTCTGGGCGACGGTCTGCTGGACCGCACCGTTCGAGTTCTTCTCGAGCTGGGTGGCGACGAAGTCTTCCTTCTCCATCACGGCGTCGTGGAAGAACTCGCGGGTGCCCGAGGCGCTGTCTCTGCCGACGACGACGATCGTCTCGTCGGGCCCGCCGACCTTGTTCCAGTTGACGGTCTCGCCTTTATAGATCGCCTTCACCTCTGCGATGGTGAGCGGTCCCACGGTGTTGGAGGGGTGGACGATGAGGGCGATCCCGTCGCGGGCGACGACATGCGAGACGAGGTCGGGGAACTTCGTCTTCTCCGGGTCTTTCAGGTCGCGGGAGGCCATGCCGATGTCGGCGGTGCCCCCGCCGACGGCCTGGATCCCGACGCTGGACCCGCCGCCGCTCACCTGGATCTCAGTCTTGGGATTGGTGTCCATGAAAAGGTCGGCGGTCAACTGGGCGATCGGGAGGACGGTGGTTGAACCGGCGACCGAGATGCTCTCCCGCGTCTCAGGCGGTTGTGCGGGTTTGTCGCCGTTGCCCATGCACCCGGTGAAGAGTGCGGCGGCAACGAGGAGTGCGAGGACAAACCCGGCAAGGATGGTGGTATTCCTGGCATTCATGGTGGTTCTCCGACATCATACTCTCACCATAAAAATATAATCCCTCTCGAAGGAGTCTATTTTTCGCCCTATACCTATTGGGCATTATGTATCTCTATAGAGCAAATACAAACACATATATCCTTCCGGGGAGAAGAAAAACCTGAATGGAGATCAGGAAAGTTCAGGTCACCGGAGGCTCCTCCTATATCGTCTCCCTCCCCAAGGAATGGGTGAAGACGTCGGGGATCCAGAAAAACGATCCCGTCGGGCTCATTGTCCAGCCAGACGGCACGCTCCTCGTCACCCCCAAGATCACCCCCGAGGTGGCGCAGCGGGAGAAGCGGTTCGAGGTGAGCGCGGCCACCGACCAGACGTTCATCTTCAGGTGCCTTATCGGCGCCTACATCGCCGGGTACACGACGATCACCCTCTTCGCCCAGGCCCGCCTCCCTCCACAG contains:
- a CDS encoding phosphate ABC transporter substrate-binding protein; protein product: MNARNTTILAGFVLALLVAAALFTGCMGNGDKPAQPPETRESISVAGSTTVLPIAQLTADLFMDTNPKTEIQVSGGGSSVGIQAVGGGTADIGMASRDLKDPEKTKFPDLVSHVVARDGIALIVHPSNTVGPLTIAEVKAIYKGETVNWNKVGGPDETIVVVGRDSASGTREFFHDAVMEKEDFVATQLEKNSNGAVQQTVAQTPGAIGYVGLGYLDRSVKTVPIEVNGTPVEPSVATVTGGEYPIARSLNMFTDGEPTGVAQEYLEFILSPDGQRIVEEEGFVPVQ